The Syntrophobotulus glycolicus DSM 8271 DNA window TTCATCCGCTAAAACGATCTGGCATTTTTTTAGAAATAAACGGGCCAATGCTACCCGCTGCTGCTCTCCGCCGGACAGGGTATAGACTTTGCTATGCAGTTTGCTTTCTAACCCGACTCTTTCCAGCACTTCTTCAATCGTATGATTGGTGCGGCTGCCCTGCCTGATCAACTCAAGGTTCTGTTCAACTGTTTTACTTTCGATCAGCGCGAAATTTTGAAAGATAAACCCGGCGACAGAGCGGAAATACTCCAGTTTCTGCTTATTGGTCGTGTACTCGATTCCATTGATTCTTAAGCTTCCGGCGTCAATCGGCTCGATTAAGCCGATCATGTTTAATAAGGTGGTC harbors:
- a CDS encoding ATP-binding cassette domain-containing protein codes for the protein MIEGIDITKKFDGLTLFQDYNFLIEDQEFVCFSGASGTGKTTLLNMIGLIEPIDAGSLRINGIEYTTNKQKLEYFRSVAGFIFQNFALIESKTVEQNLELIRQGSRTNHTIEEVLERVGLESKLHSKVYTLSGGEQQRVALARLFLKKCQIVLADEPTGSLDAKNAQIIMDILLSLNAEGKTVIIVTHDQKIKDKAQRVIEL